CAATGCCTGGGTAACTTGGCTGAGGTAGGTAGCCTGTTAGGCCAGTGTCAATGAACAATTTAGAGACGCAAATAAGCTTCCTTTTTGTAAATAAACAACGACATGCTGCGCTTTCAAGCTCCGCAAGATCGACCCCGACGCTGGATGTTTCGGATCCGAATCGGATCCGGGGCTGATTTCGAAGCTGGAGCAGTCAGTTACTTGATGACGATTGGCTCAGTGAACGGAATCATTCACTTACGCGAACGAATATACGCATATATGAAAGTTGAACGAAAAACTCAATTACTATTCCATTTGGATATCaaattatatctttcttgaacttgaatTCTtgaattaattacttaagttaCTCAACCAACTCGGCTTCCCTCCAAGTTGTCCGCCGCGCTCTTGCTTCGAGGATCAGACTCGTTGCCGTAGTGGTTCGCGTCTCCTCCCAGAGCctcgatctccttcttgctGTTCTCCTTGCTGGCCTGGCTGGTGTCTATCGATCACTGTTAGTAACTGGAGGCGACGCTCGTTTAAAGAGGGCTCATACTGGGGTTGGAAAGGTTCGCCTTGTGGCCCTGGATCTTGTGGGAGATCTCTTCGCCGCCCTCGCGAAGCTCCTGCATGTCATTCGAGATGACGGATCGGTCTCCAGCGGAATTCATTTTGGTGATATTgatattgattgattgatagatCTTGTAATAGTCTTGGTCGTTTGCTACATGCCCTGTATTGACTTGTCCTCTCTATATACCTACTTTCCTCTCCCACACACCTACTTGTTTCTCGGCATGACATGCCATGACGTTACAGCATGAATATTGTTAAGGCTCTTATGTCATGCTTGGACTGAATCAAGGACATCTCCATGTCCCACATGCTTGGCTCACCTTCCAGGTGTGGCGAGCGATGCATTCTGTGTGGCTGGATCTGTCCAGTTTGAGGGGCGGGATGACATAGCTTGTTCCGCCCATGAAACCGGGGTGAGGCTCGAAATTAATTGGAGctatcaccaccaagatcttggctgaagatggtCGCGTTATTTTGGACTGCACCCCTGGCTGATCC
This genomic stretch from Fusarium fujikuroi IMI 58289 draft genome, chromosome FFUJ_chr09 harbors:
- a CDS encoding probable conidiation protein con-6, which codes for MNSAGDRSVISNDMQELREGGEEISHKIQGHKANLSNPNTSQASKENSKKEIEALGGDANHYGNESDPRSKSAADNLEGSRVG